The following proteins come from a genomic window of Sorghum bicolor cultivar BTx623 chromosome 3, Sorghum_bicolor_NCBIv3, whole genome shotgun sequence:
- the LOC8054649 gene encoding putative F-box/LRR-repeat protein At4g15060: MESHHSSKTSNCGAMEEEDRLSSLPDDLLHAILRGLPLKQAVRTSALSRRWASQWLRALAASRVLDLTDRDFARGQPPARAAATVSRCLRLHAEHGAPLDVLRVALASPPSSGAAGPSDGSFGRDVVGWIAAAVRRGAREVEVDVLHLTAFLELELPGDLFQVRNSLERVALGGLSLRAVPLPAAGLAGLRSLSLSHADVTDEAVRGILASCGALESLSLRSCSLPTSVSIASERLRDLQLLGCRAVLQELRVAALALESLTLYGQVCWREPEQIWQEAYPVFFDFGNMPALRDAYLSHVGCGDYNIVHDMAYPYLYYVVAHARILTLCSIGLLLLYQHGWDESAFREMPKLEELQLLLASPPEPCFYRSNEDQEHVSSFFMLTPLPVLQRLFLRLPSDPGYGWSSSAAARDEETDDADMTLEHEIVLGQLTFIKVVNFRGTRRELRLLAFFLKRAPSLEQLVLVTPEEEEAPADLKAMRERVSELQRPRREARVSVCRPKEDDSPNHAHTRIFHEDDEYICD, from the exons ATGGAATCGCACCACTCGAGCAAGACGAGCAACTGCGGAGCCATGGAGGAGGAGGACCGGCTGAGCAGCCTCCCCGACGACCTCCTCCACGCCATCCTCCGCGGCCTCCCGCTGAAGCAGGCCGTCCGCACCAGCGCGCTCTCCCGGCGGTGGGCGAGCCAGTGGCTCCGCGCGCTGGCCGCCTCCCGGGTGCTCGACCTCACGGACCGAGACTTCGCCCGCGGCCAGCCGCCGGCGCGGGCCGCGGCCACGGTGAGCCGCTGCCTCCGGCTCCACGCCGAGCACGGCGCGCCGCTCGACGTGCTCCGCGTGGCGCTGGCGTCCCCGCCGTCGTCAGGGGCAGCAGGGCCGAGCGACGGCTCGTTCGGGCGGGACGTCGTCGGGTGGATCGCGGCCGCCGTGAGGAGGGGCGCCAGGGAGGTCGAGGTGGACGTCCTGCACCTGACGGCGTTCCTGGAGCTGGAGCTCCCCGGCGACCTGTTCCAGGTCAGGAACTCGCTGGAGCGGGTGGCGCTCGGCGGGCTCAGCCTCCGCGCCGTCCCTCTCCCCGCGGCGGGCCTCGCTGGCCTCCGCTCGCTCTCCCTCAGCCACGCCGACGTCACCGACGAGGCGGTCCGGGGCATTCTCGCCAGCTGCGGGGCGCTGGAGTCCCTCAGCCTCCGGAGCTGCTCCCTGCCCACCTCGGTGAGTATCGCCAGCGAGCGGCTGCGGGACCTGCAGCTCCTGGGCTGCCGCGCCGTGCTGCAAGAGCTCCGGGTCGCCGCGCTCGCGCTGGAGTCGCTCACCCTGTACGGCCAAGTCTGCTGGAGAGAACCTGAGCAGATCTGGCAAGAGGCCTACCCTGTTTTCTTCGACTTCGGCAACATGCCGGCGCTGCGGGACGCGTACCTGTCGCACGTCGGCTGCGGCGACTACAACATCGTCCACGACATGGCCTACCCTTACCTCTACTACGTCGTCGCGCATGCCCGGATCTTGACGCTTTGCTCCATCGGCTTGCTG CTTCTTTACCAGCACGGCTGGGATGAGAGCGCATTCAGGGAGATGCCGAAGCTAGAAgagctgcagctgctgctggCCTCCCCACCAGAGCCCTGTTTCTACCGGAGCAATGAAGACCAGGAGCATGTGTCCAGTTTCTTCATGCTCACCCCACTTCCCGTCCTCCAGCGTCTCTTTCTCCGT CTCCCCAGCGATCCTGGATACGGATGGAGCAGCTCGGCAGCAGCGCGGGACGAGGAGACCGACGACGCAGACATGACACTCGAGCACGAGATCGTCCTTGGCCAGCTGACCTTCATCAAGGTTGTGAATTTTAGGGGGACAAGGCGAGAGCTGCGGCTGCTTGCCTTCTTCCTGAAGAGGGCCCCTAGCCTGGAGCAGCTGGTGCTGGTCACGCCGGAAGAAGAGGAAGCTCCCGCAGACCTAAAGGCCATGCGAGAGAGGGTGTCAGAGTTGCAGAGGCCTCGCCGCGAGGCACGCGTCTCCGTGTGCCGGCCCAAGGAAGACGATAGCCCGAACCATGCACACACCAGGATCTTCCACGAGGATGATGAGTATATATGTGACTAA